AAGATCTTGGCCGAAGTGAAGTGGGGACCGAGAGTGGCTTCCAAAGTCCTAACCGAGACCGCCGTAGCGTGTTTGACAGGATTTCCAAGGGGAAGTCATCCATCCCCGAGTCCGAGTTAACTCCCCTGAACACCACCCGATCCCGGGTATTGTCCGTAATGGAACAGAACAACCTCGGGAAGGCACCTCCGAAGATGCTCGGCAGCCGAGACAAGAGGAACTCGAACCTCTACTGCTTGTATCACCGAGACATCGGGCAAGAGACGGAGGACTGCAATGACCTCAAAAGGGAGATTGAGAACCTCATCAGGCAGGGACACTTAAAGCAGTTCATCCGTCGAGGGGGAGGTCATCGATATGAACCCCGACGTGATGGACGAGGTGACCAACGCCGAGATGAAAGGCGGACATCAAGAAGCAGCTGCCGACCCCTTGAGGATTCTAGGGAGACAAAAAGGCCTCCCCGAGACGGATCTTCAGGTCAGGGGTTAGGATATGGGCCAAAAATTGCTGGAATCATCAACACTATTGCCGAGGGTCCGACGGGAGGGGATAGCCAGAACTCCCGGAAGAGGACCTACAGGCAAGCCAACCCGGATCAGGCCGAGCCAAGCTCTCGTCTGTCTGAGGTGATCTCTTACGGGCCCAGCGACCCTGTCCCTACTGCCTCTAGTAGTCACGAGACTTTGGTGATTGAAGTGCTCACCAACAATTACATTGTGAAAAAGGTCTACATCGACCCAGGGAGTTCAGTAGATGTCATGTACCTCCGCACTTTTGAGAGTCTCAAGCTGGTTAGAGAACATATGACCCCGGTGCGAACCCCTCTTGTAGGATTCGGGGGACACGTTGTCCATTCCGAAGGGATGGTGACCCTGACAGTGACACTGGGGCATCACCCCGGTTGCC
This portion of the Coffea arabica cultivar ET-39 chromosome 2e, Coffea Arabica ET-39 HiFi, whole genome shotgun sequence genome encodes:
- the LOC113728794 gene encoding uncharacterized protein codes for the protein MKKEVQSARPRADPRRGKDLGRSEVGTESGFQSPNRDRRSVFDRISKGKSSIPESELTPLNTTRSRVLSVMEQNNLGKAPPKMLGSRDKRNSNLYCLYHRDIGQETEDCNDLKREIENLIRQGHLKQFIRRGGGHRYEPRRDGRGDQRRDERRTSRSSCRPLEDSRETKRPPRDGSSGQGLGYGPKIAGIINTIAEGPTGGDSQNSRKRTYRQANPDQAEPSSRLSEVISYGPSDPVPTASSSHETLVIEVLTNNYIVKKVYIDPGSSVDVMYLRTFESLKLVREHMTPVRTPLVGFGGHVVHSEGMVTLTVTLGHHPGCRTIPVNFVVVKADSPYNLLLGRPTLNALWAVYYTYHLRFKFPTSAGVAEISSHVCAAPRVLHRHSTSSLPIGLRCEIREEVKYSFDRLSRSSAS